The window AGCGCGAGGGCACCCGCGACAGTGAAGACCACGAGCACGCCGTGATAGAGGCGTGAGGCGCGCTCGCCCGCCCACGAGCGCGCGCGGTCGCTCCCCGCCCACAGCATCTCCGTGACGCTCCTGGAGAAGCCTTCCGCTACGCCGCGTTGGGTGGAGAAGAAGATCCAGAAGCCGGCGATGAGGGTAGGGAACCAGAGCCAGAGATCGCCGGCCTCCAGCAGCCCGCGCGCGAGGGCCACCGGCGCGGCGTTGCCCAGCGCGTTGGCGCCACGCGGGACGAACCACGCGGTGAGGAGGACGGGGAGGGCCATGGCGATGAGCGGGCCCACCACCCAGAGGACCCCCAGGTGGAGCCCCAGGAAGCGCCACCACTGGCGCCACTTGTCGAGGTTCTCCGGTGACCCTTCGACCCGCGCCCCCTCGCTCACGAGATGAAGGTGATGCCCGGCGACCTGGATCGGCACGCCGCTCGCGATGCTCGCCATGCCGAAGCCCTTGTCGCGCAGCCAGTGGGTGAGGCTGGCGTTGACGACGCCGCCCGCTCCCGAGTACGCGGCGAAGGCGGCGAGGAGCACCCAGTCGAGATCGCCGGGTGGCGGCGCCTCGCCCGCGAGCGGCGCGACGAACCCCCTCGCGACCGCCGTCCACGCCGGCCCCGGCACGAGGAGCCAGGCGAGAAGCGCCAGGTAGAGGAGCGTGGCCATGAGGAAGAAACGGTCCGCGCGCCACAGCACGTCCTGACCTCGACGCCCCAGCACGGTCGCGCCGATGGCCGCCGCGAACACGAGATAACCCAGCATCAGCACCACCGCGCGATCTTCGTCGCGCGGTGGACGACCGAGGAAGATTGCCGCCGCGCTCACGCCGCCCGCGAGCGCCCAGCCCGGCCAGGCGAGCTGGGCGAGATGGAGACCCGAGTACGCCCAGGCCCAGAAGCCCGGGCCGGGACGCGTGCGGAGGAAGCCGCTCCAGATGGGCTCGCCGGTGGCCAGCGTGTAGCGCGCCATCTCTGCATTGAGCGCCGCCTGGAGGAGCACCGACGCGGTGCACACCCAGAGGAGCGCCGGGCCGTGGCGCGTGACGACGACCGGGGCGAGCAGCCAGTCGCCCGACCCCAGCGAGAGCCCGAGGAGGAGCGCTCCCGGGCCGATGACCCGCAGGGCATTGCGGAGCGTGTACGCGGGCGGATGCGGCAACTCGGCGGCGCGCCACGCGGGCAGGAGCGTCATGCGCGGACGCGACGCCGCCACGCGAGCAGGAGCCACGCGGCCGGCGCCGAGAGCCAGAG is drawn from Candidatus Methylomirabilota bacterium and contains these coding sequences:
- a CDS encoding Nramp family divalent metal transporter; protein product: MAASRPRMTLLPAWRAAELPHPPAYTLRNALRVIGPGALLLGLSLGSGDWLLAPVVVTRHGPALLWVCTASVLLQAALNAEMARYTLATGEPIWSGFLRTRPGPGFWAWAYSGLHLAQLAWPGWALAGGVSAAAIFLGRPPRDEDRAVVLMLGYLVFAAAIGATVLGRRGQDVLWRADRFFLMATLLYLALLAWLLVPGPAWTAVARGFVAPLAGEAPPPGDLDWVLLAAFAAYSGAGGVVNASLTHWLRDKGFGMASIASGVPIQVAGHHLHLVSEGARVEGSPENLDKWRQWWRFLGLHLGVLWVVGPLIAMALPVLLTAWFVPRGANALGNAAPVALARGLLEAGDLWLWFPTLIAGFWIFFSTQRGVAEGFSRSVTEMLWAGSDRARSWAGERASRLYHGVLVVFTVAGALALLLGDPLRLILIGANVGAVGMVILSAHTLMANRALLPRALRPALWREAGVVACALFFAWLVARALARP